The Lottiidibacillus patelloidae nucleotide sequence GCAAAAACAGCATTAATATACCAAATGTTGCTTGTTCGTGCTAAAATAGTAGTAAATTTACTATGAATGTGAGGCACGAACATGAAAAAATTAGTATTACCAGCGATCATTACTGGCTTGTTTTTAGTCAGTGGATGTGGTCAGACAATTGAAGAAGAAGCAAAAGATACTGTTGAAACGTATATGGAAGCTGTTGAAAAAGAGGAACTTGAAACGGTTATCGAAATGTTAGCGAAAGACCATCAATATGAAATGCCGGACTTAGCATTTGAAATGTTATTTGACAGCTATGACTTAGATTATGAAATTGAAAAAATGACGGTTGTATCTGCAGATGAAAATAAAGTAGTTATTGAAGTTATCCAAACGAACAAAATAATTAATGTAACCGGCCAAGAGTTTCTTAAAGATAGCCGTGTCACAGCAACACATACTTTAGTAAAAGAAGATGGAGATTTAAAGTTTTTAAGTACTGAATATAGCAATGCTGAAGAACTAAAATAAAGGTTATGCCAATTTTAAATAAATCCAAACGATTTCAGAATTTCATCTGATTCGTTTGGATTTTCTTTATGCCATTTTTTTAGTGCCTACTCATATACATATGTATAAGGGGAGGGATGCTTTTGCAATATTTATTACCACCACATATAAAAGCTGAAGGAAAAGGGACGGTAAAAGTTGAGCCAGACCAAGCGGTTGTTACAGTAGGTGTGGTAACAAAGAATCAAAACGCCGAAAGTGCACAGAACGAAAATGGTAAGATTACAAATAAAGTAATTTCTGCTTTGGAAGCATTAGGTATCGGGGAA carries:
- a CDS encoding nuclear transport factor 2-like protein; the protein is MKKLVLPAIITGLFLVSGCGQTIEEEAKDTVETYMEAVEKEELETVIEMLAKDHQYEMPDLAFEMLFDSYDLDYEIEKMTVVSADENKVVIEVIQTNKIINVTGQEFLKDSRVTATHTLVKEDGDLKFLSTEYSNAEELK